The Amycolatopsis nigrescens CSC17Ta-90 genomic interval CCGAGCGGCGCAAGGGCGGCGGCCTGCTCGACCGCTTCCTGCGCAGCCTGCTCGGGGTGGACGCGAAAGTCCGCCAGTACGCCAAGGGCGCCGCCTTCACCCGGCAGGTGATCGACCAGGTCGGCATGGCCGGGTTCAACGCGGTGTGGACCTCGCCGAACACGTTGCCGACCAGGGCCGAGATCGAAGAGCCGGACTCCTGGGTGCGCCGGGTCCACAAGGGGTGAACGGCCCGGCTCCGGCGGTCGCCATGGTGCGGCGGGCCGTGCGGGACTTCCTCGTCGCACATGCCGACCAGCTCGAGTGCGGCGAGCTCTGCGTGGCGGTTTCCGGTGGCGCCGACTCGCTCGCCCTCGCCGAGGCCTGTGCGTACGCGGGCCGTCAGCGGGGTTTGCGGGTGCGCGCGGTGGTGGTGGACCACGGCCTGCAGCCGGGTTCGGCGGCGGTGGCCGAAACGGCCGCGGCCACCGCTCGTCGGCTCGGCGTGGACAAGGCCGAGGTGCGCACCGCGGACGTGCGCGGAGCCGGTGGCCCGGAAGCGGCCGCGCGCAAGGCCCGCTACCAGGTGCTGCGGGCGGCACTGCCCGCCGACGGCGCGCTGATGCTGCTCGGGCACACCCGCGACGACCAGGCCGAGACCGTGCTGCTCGGCCTCGGCCGCGGTTCCGGCCCGCGGTCGATGGCCGGGATGCGCCCGCTCGACCCGCCGTGGGCGAGGCCGCTGCTGGACCTGCCGAGGTCGGTGACCGCGGACGCCTGCGCGGCGCTCGGGGTGACCCCGTGGCAGGACCCGCACAACGCCGATCCCAGGTTCACCAGGGTCCGGCTGCGCGGGGAAGTGTTGCCGCTGCTGGAGGACGTGCTCAACGGCGGGGTCGCCGCGGCGCTGGCCAGGACCGCCGCGCAGCTGCGCGAGGACAACGAGGCGTTGGACACACTCGCGGGTGAACTGGCGGCCGGGATCGGCGCCGAGATCGAAGTGGCCGTGCTCGCCGACCGACCGGCCGCGCTGCGCCGCCGGGTGCTCCGGCGCTGGTTGCTGGACCGCGGCGTGCGCGAACTGACCGACGCGCACCTGCGCTCGGTGGACGCCCTGATCGGAGCGTGGCGAGGTCAGGGCGGAGTGTGGCTGCCCGGCAACTTGGTGGTGCGACGGGCGCATGGCAGGCTGCACCTCATCGATCCCGATTGGACAGAGCAAGCGTCCGAACCCACCACAAAAGGGGACTGACCAGTGTACGAGGGCGAGATCGCCTCCGTGCTCATCACCGAGCAGCAGATCAACGACAAGATCGCCGAACTGGCCGAGCAGGTCGCGGCCGACTATCCCGGGAACGGGAGCGAGTCGGACCTGTTGCTGGTCGGAGTGCTCAAGGGCGCGGTCATGTTCATGACCGACTTCGCCCGCGCCCTGCCGATGCCGGCGCAGCTGGAGTTCATGGCGGTGTCCTCCTACGGTTCGGCCACCTCTTCCTCCGGGGTGGTGCGCATCCTCAAGGACCTCGACCGGGACATCGCCGGCCGTCAGGTGCTGATCGTCGAGGACATCGTGGACTCCGGGCTCACCCTCTCCTGGCTGCTGAAGAACCTGGCCAGCCGCAACCCCGCGTCGCTGGAGGTCTGCTCGCTGCTGCGCAAGCCGGAAGCGGTCAAGGTGGACGTACCGGTCAAATACATCGGGTTCGACATTCCGAACGAGTTCGTGGTCGGTTACGGGCTCGACTTCGCCGAGCGCTACCGGGACCTGCCCTACATCGGCACCCTCGACCCCAAGGTCTATTCGTCCTGATCACGAGGTCGCTACCAAATCCGTGGAACCCGTTGCGCGACCCGCCGGGAATCCGGAACCCTAACCGCCGAGAACGCGTCATAGGGGCGAACTGAGTGCGTTAACCTATGCGAAGGGGAGCGCCGCGTAGCAGACGCGGTGTCGAGCTTGGGGCAGGAGAGAGTACTGATGGGCAACAACAGCTTGGCGGACGCCAGCGCGTTCCGGAACGCGGCGGTCAACGGCCAGCTGGGCATCGACCCGGACTCCGCGCAGACGGTGCTGCAGAAGGTCCGGCTCGGCAAGGACGCGGTGGAGAGCCTGATCCGCAACGCCGGCTCGCTGGCCGAGACGCCCAAGCTCGGCGACAACCCGGTCGGGAACGCGATCGCGGCGAAGGTGGCGAACCGGGCGGAGGGCGGCGGTGACTCCTACACCCAGGCCCTGCGCAACCTCTTCAACCAGTACGACCAGGCCGAGCAGGCGATCGTCGCGGCCATGGGTTACTACAAGCAGATCGACCAGGACAGCAGCGACGCGCTGTCCGGGCGTGGATGAGGCCGGGGGAAAACGGAATCATGGCTAACCACAGCAGCGACTCTTACTCGGGCGACGGCGGCTACGGTGCCTCGGGCGCCCCTGCTGTCAGTGCCTCCGCCCCCGGCGGCACCTCGGTCCAGCTGGACAACGGGGACAGCGTCGGCATCGTCGAAGCGGCCCGCAACCGCCAGGACGGCTTCGAGATGGGCGCCGACCGCGCGATCGGCAGCCCGCCGAACTGGGCCGCGCAGCCGGACACCACCACCCTGTACCGGCTGGCCACCGAGAACAACGTGCCGGCCACCGCGGAGGGCATCGGCCAGTCCTGGAACGGCCACGGCAAGGACCTGCACCAGGCCGCCAACGACCTGTACAACGCGATCTCCGAGCTCGGCTCGGTCTGGGTCGGGCAGGGCGCCGGCGCCGCGCAGGGCACCCTGGTCGCGATCGCCAACTCCACCTCGCAGGCTTCCGAAGCCGCCAAGACCATGGCCAACCGGCTGGCCCAGCAGGCCGCCGCGGCGGCCGAGGTGAAGAAGCTGCCCGCGCCGAACGACTACGACCCCGCGCAGGCGATGACCGCCGCGCTGGCCGGTGGCCCGGCCGCGATGATCGCGGACCAGAAGGCCCAGTTCGACGCCGCCAAGGAAGTGATGGCGCAGCAGGTGGCCTACCTGAACGCCTACACCCAGTCGATGTCCGAGGTGGACGGCACCACGCCGAGCTTCGGCCCGGAGTCGCTCGGCCTGCCCGCCACCAGCTCGCACCACAGCACCGGCGGTGTCGGGGTCGGCGGCGTGAACGGCCCGCAGGCGGTCAACGCCGCCGCGGTCGGCATCGGCGGCCCTGGCGCGCACGGCCTCGGCTTCACCGGCAGCGACCAGTTCAACTCGCAGACCACCCAGGCCGGCTACCAGGGCAACCAGCCCGGTGCGGCGGCGCACGCCGGTGCCGGTGGCGCCGTCGGTTCGGCGGTGCCGCACACGCCCGCCTCGGCCGGTTCGTCCGCCGGTGGCGGTGTCGGCGCCCAGCTCGGGCTCGGCGCGGTCGGTGCCGGTATGGGTTTCGCGGCCGGCAAGACGCTGAACGCGGGCAACCGCAGCGGCAGCACCAAGCAGAACAGCAACGAAACCTCGGCCACCGCGGACAACCAGCCAGGCAACAGCGCGGCCTCGGCCACCCCGCAGCAGCCGGGTGTCGTCTCGCCGGCCGGCACCATCGGTGGCGCCGGCGCGGCGCCGCCGCCCACCGGCATGGGCGGGATGGGTGGCATGGGCGGTGCCGCCGGTTCCCAGCAGCAGGAAGAGGAGCACACGCACGCCTCCTTCCTGATCGAGCCGGACCCGGACGACGCCTTCGGTGCCAACGAGGCCACCCCGCCGCCGGTCATCGGCGCCTGGAACGACGACGAGGACCGCTGACACGTGAGCCCAGTGCTTGGTCCGGCGCGGGTCGTGCCGGCTACGAAGTTGTCGGCCGTCCGAGAGCGGGGCAGGTAAGTGGCGAAGGCGGAGCTGCTCACTCCGCTGGAGCTCGACTTCCTCTGGGAGTCCGCGGGATCGGGTGACCTGCCCTATCCGCTGGAGGTGCGCTCCCATGGCCTGACCATGGACGAGCGCGCCGTCCTGCGGCAGCGGGCGATGGCCGAGCTGGCTCGGCGCGGCCTGGTGGACGAGCGGGGACGGCCGGAGCCGCATGTCGAGGAGTTCTTCGAGATCCTCGGCGCCCCGGACCTGAGCCTGGACAGCATGCACATCAACACCCCGAACGGCGCGCCGCTGCTGGCGGTGGCCGCCGCGCTCGGTACCCGTGCGGTGCTGGCGGTCAAGGACGAGCGCGGGTTCCACCTGCAGCCGATGCCGGCGGACGGCCTTGCCAGCGCGGTCGTCTCGCTGCTGCCCGCGGCGCCGCGCGGCACGGACAAGTCCATCACGGTGCCGCTGGAGCAGCTGCTCTCCGGTTCCGGGGTGGACTTCATGCAGCGACGCGGCCCGGCCCAGCCGGACGGCAGGGCGAGCACGGACGACGACCGCAAGGCGCTGGCCAAGCTGCACGCCCAGCCGCGGCTGCGCGGCGGGCAGATCGGCGCGAACGCCCGCAGCCGGGTCGGCGGCCGGTCCCGCGGGCCGGTGCTGAGCTGGTTCGACACCGACTCCGGCCGCTACTTCACGCAGGCCACCCGCGGCCGTGACGGCAGCGACTGGATCACCATCGCCCCGGCGGACGTGGCCACCCTGCGCAGCAGGCTCGGCGAGATGCTGACCAGGGTCGCGGACTCGGCGGCGGGCGCGCACTGAAATCCGGTCCGCTACTCTTCGGTAGCCGAGGTGATTCGGGCAACGGGTTCGGTACGCCGCTCTGGGAGGGAACCGTGGGCACGCAGGAGTTCTTCACGCCGGTCGCGTTCGACTTCCTCTGGGAGGCGATGGGTATCGGGGAGATCCCGTACCCGCTGAACGTCCGCTCGCACGGCGCCACCGAGGACGAGCGCATCGCCCTGCGGCAGCGGGTCAACATCGAACTGCAGGCCAGGGGCATCCGCGACGAGCACGGCCGGCTCGAACCGCAGGTCGAGGACTGGCTCGTCACCCTGGCCAGGCCCACGACCAGCATCGACGCCCTGCACATCCCGGACTACCAGGCCCCGCCGATCGGCATCCTGGCCGCCTCCGACGGCAAGAACGGCGTGGTCGCCATCCAGGACGCGAACGGGATCTGGATCCGGCCAGCCTTCGCCGAAGGACTCGCGTCCGCCGTGGTGGACCTGCTGCCACCGGGCAAGCGCGGCACCGAGGCGTCCATCACGCTGCCGCTGGAGGAGGCGCTGCGCACCGCGCCGATCCGGGTGGCCGTGTCCGCGGCGGGTCAGCAGCCGGACGCCGAGGACGCGAAGAAGCGCCGGGAGCGGGCGCGCACCCCGCTGAGCGAGCGGGAGACGGATCCGCGCCAGGCGTACGCCCAGCTTTCCGGCCAGCCGCGGCTGCGCGGCGGTCAGCTCGCAGCGAACAGCCGCAGCGCCACCCTCGGTAGCCGCCAGCGCTCGCCGGTGCTCGCCTGGTTCGACACCGCGACCGGCCGCTACCTCAGCCTTTCCCGGGCGGGCACGGACGGCCGGGAGTGGGTGACCATCTCACCCGCCGACCCCAAAACACTGCGCATGCGGCTGGGTGAGATGCTCCGCGGGGTGGCGGAGGAGCGCCGCTAGCCGGGTCGATCGCCCCAGTGGGAACATCGGCGTGCCGATGTCCGTTGACCTGCGGGAGGCTCGCGCAGGTGCCTGGTTCAGCCGGGCGGTATCCTGGTGAGTACGGGTGTCCCCGGACGCCGCTAGTTGTCAACACCGTGACGGCGGATGTCACATCTACCGCCTAACCAGGGAGGGCCGAGGCCACCACGGCCGAGTCGTATGGACCGGAAGCGCCTGCTCAAGAACCCATTGCTGTGGCTCGCCGCGGTGTTGCTGCTCTACTTCGCGTTCAGCACCATCTTCGACAGTGACCGCGGCTTCACCCAGGCACCTACGTCGCAGGCGATTCAGCAGGTGACCTCGGGCAACGTCAAGGAAGCCAACTTCGAGGACAAGGAGCAGCAGCTCAAGCTGCAGCTCACGAACAAGATCGACGTGGACGGCCAGCAGGTCGACCAGATCCTCACGCAGTTCCCGGCGAACGCTTCGGACGAGATCTACAACGCGCTGCTGAACGCCAAGAACGGCAACACCTCGCTGAAGTTCACCACCACCGTCACCCAGCAGAGCTGGCTGACCCAGATGCTGGTGTTCATCATTCCGCTGGGCATCCTGCTGCTCCTGCTGATGTGGATGATGAACAACTCGCAGGGCGGCGGCAACCGGGTACTGAACTTCGGCAAGTCCAAGGCCAAGCAGCTGAACAAGGACATGCCGAAGACCACCTTCGAGGACGTGGCCGGCGCGGACGAGGCCGTCGAAGAGCTGTACGAGATCAAGGACTTCCTGCAGAACCCGGCGCGCTACCAGGCGCTCGGCGCGAAGATCCCGAAGGGCGTGCTGCTGTACGGGCCGCCCGGTACCGGTAAGACGCTGCTCGCCCGCGCGGTGGCCGGTGAGGCCGCGGTGCCGTTCTACACGATCTCCGGTTCCGACTTCGTGGAGATGTTCGTCGGTGTCGGCGCCTCCCGGGTGCGCGACCTGTTCGAGCAGGCCAAGCAGA includes:
- a CDS encoding ESX secretion-associated protein EspG, which gives rise to MGTQEFFTPVAFDFLWEAMGIGEIPYPLNVRSHGATEDERIALRQRVNIELQARGIRDEHGRLEPQVEDWLVTLARPTTSIDALHIPDYQAPPIGILAASDGKNGVVAIQDANGIWIRPAFAEGLASAVVDLLPPGKRGTEASITLPLEEALRTAPIRVAVSAAGQQPDAEDAKKRRERARTPLSERETDPRQAYAQLSGQPRLRGGQLAANSRSATLGSRQRSPVLAWFDTATGRYLSLSRAGTDGREWVTISPADPKTLRMRLGEMLRGVAEERR
- the hpt gene encoding hypoxanthine phosphoribosyltransferase; the encoded protein is MYEGEIASVLITEQQINDKIAELAEQVAADYPGNGSESDLLLVGVLKGAVMFMTDFARALPMPAQLEFMAVSSYGSATSSSGVVRILKDLDRDIAGRQVLIVEDIVDSGLTLSWLLKNLASRNPASLEVCSLLRKPEAVKVDVPVKYIGFDIPNEFVVGYGLDFAERYRDLPYIGTLDPKVYSS
- the tilS gene encoding tRNA lysidine(34) synthetase TilS — protein: MNGPAPAVAMVRRAVRDFLVAHADQLECGELCVAVSGGADSLALAEACAYAGRQRGLRVRAVVVDHGLQPGSAAVAETAAATARRLGVDKAEVRTADVRGAGGPEAAARKARYQVLRAALPADGALMLLGHTRDDQAETVLLGLGRGSGPRSMAGMRPLDPPWARPLLDLPRSVTADACAALGVTPWQDPHNADPRFTRVRLRGEVLPLLEDVLNGGVAAALARTAAQLREDNEALDTLAGELAAGIGAEIEVAVLADRPAALRRRVLRRWLLDRGVRELTDAHLRSVDALIGAWRGQGGVWLPGNLVVRRAHGRLHLIDPDWTEQASEPTTKGD
- a CDS encoding ESX secretion-associated protein EspG, encoding MAKAELLTPLELDFLWESAGSGDLPYPLEVRSHGLTMDERAVLRQRAMAELARRGLVDERGRPEPHVEEFFEILGAPDLSLDSMHINTPNGAPLLAVAAALGTRAVLAVKDERGFHLQPMPADGLASAVVSLLPAAPRGTDKSITVPLEQLLSGSGVDFMQRRGPAQPDGRASTDDDRKALAKLHAQPRLRGGQIGANARSRVGGRSRGPVLSWFDTDSGRYFTQATRGRDGSDWITIAPADVATLRSRLGEMLTRVADSAAGAH